The following proteins are encoded in a genomic region of Alnus glutinosa chromosome 8, dhAlnGlut1.1, whole genome shotgun sequence:
- the LOC133875028 gene encoding serine/threonine-protein kinase WNK8-like isoform X2 codes for MGFGEGRHSQAEDGEVVEKDPTGRYLRYDQMLGRGAFKTVYKAFDEIDGIEVAWNQVSIEDVLQSPEQLERLYSEVHLLKSLKHGNIIKFYNSWVDDKNKTINLITELFTSGSLRQYRKKHMNVDMKAIKNWARQILQGLSYLHGHNPPIIHRDLKCDNIFVNGNNGEVKIGDLGLATVMQQPIARSVIGTPEFMAPELYEEEYNNLVDIYSFGMCMLEMVTCEYPYGECKNPAQIYKKVTTGIKPASLGKVNDPQVKQFIEKCLVPASMRLTAMELLKDPFLATGNSKDLICDSLWLSNNLPVLVNPLQLESHAMDIDSNCKMLSAGSSTKTINGTSNSSTLEFQRFTANNEFRLKGEKIDDNTISLTLRIADLCGQVRNIHFAVYLDSDTAISIAEEMVEQLDLSKEDVAVIAELIDNLIAKLVPRWKSLVENRSYEANCSVGNSPALHIGGNLGLVEALAKAVIEHHVLAQMAGVEDEDDQESTFSDISAEYGASMASDAVNDNALESDCSSLDECYKGSNGYGAYDHGGHTEKSDEANVGESILINEPAENSGLSSVCSLSLAEKKQHDELKLELDAINTQYHQCFVELLRMKEYAMENAKKRWMMKKKVSVI; via the exons TATGATCAAATGTTGGGGAGAGGAGCATTTAAGACTGT atacaaGGCATTTGATGAAATTGATGGAATAGAAGTTGCTTGGAACCAAGTGAGCATTGAGGATGTATTGCAGTCACCGGAACAGCTGGAAAGGTTATATTCAGAGGTTCATCTGCTGAAATCTTTGAAACATGGAAATATTATCAAGTTCTATAATTCCTGGGTAGACGATAAGAACAAGACTATCAACCTGATAACAGAGTTGTTCACATCTGGGAGTTTGAGGCA ATATCGTAAGAAGCATATGAATGTTGATATGAAGGCCATCAAGAACTGGGCAAGGCAGATTCTTCAAGGTTTAAGCTATCTGCACGGCCACAATCCTCCGATCATCCATCGAGACCTGAAATGCGACAATATATTCGTTAATGGGAACAATGGAGAAGTTAAAATTGGAGATCTTGGATTGGCAACTGTCATGCAGCAGCCTATTGCCCGAAGCGTTATTG GCACTCCTGAGTTCATGGCACCAGAGCTTTATGAAGAGGAATATAATAATCTTGTCGACATATATTCTTTTGGCATGTGCATGTTAGAAATGGTTACCTGTGAATATCCATATGGTGAATGCAAAAATCCAGCTCAAATATACAAGAAGGTTACTACT GGCATAAAGCCTGCTTCCCTGGGTAAAGTGAATGACCCCCAAGTTAAGCAGTTCATAGAGAAGTGTCTGGTTCCAGCATCTATGAGATTAACAGCAATGGAGCTCCTGAAAGATCCATTCCTTGCAACTGGAAATTCGAAGGATCTCATTTGTGATTCCCTGTGGTTATCCAATAATTTGCCCGTATTGGTGAACCCACTACAGCTTGAATCTCATGCCATGGACATAGACTCTAACTGCAAGATGCTTTCTGCTGGCTCTAGTACAAAAACCATCAATGGAACTTCTAACTCTTCAACTCTAGAATTTCAGAGGTTTACTGCGAATAATGAGTTTAGGTTAAAAGGGGAGAAAATCGATGACAATACGATTTCATTGACTCTTCGCATCGCTGATCTCTGTG gTCAGGTGAGAAACATCCATTTTGCAGTTTATCTTGATTCTGATACTGCAATTTCAATAGCTGAGGAGATGGTTGAACAACTTGATTTGTCAAAAGAAGATGTGGCTGTCATTGCCGAGTTAATCGACAACTTGATTGCCAAGCTTGTACCAAGATGGAAATCTTTAGTCGAGAATCGTTCATATGAAGCAAACTGTTCAGTTGGTAATTCTCCTGCACTTCATATAGGTGGGAATTTAGGGTTAGTAGAGGCTCTTGCCAAGGCAGTTATTGAGCACCATGTTCTAGCACAAATGGCCGGTGTAGAAGATGAAGACGATCAAGAATCAACCTTTTCAGACATATCAGCCGAGTATGGTGCCTCAATGGCCTCAGATGCTGTTAATGACAACGCTTTAGAGTCTGATTGTTCTAGTCTTGATGAATGCTATAAAGGTTCAAATGGGTATGGGGCTTATGATCATGGTGGGCATACGGAGAAGAGTGATGAAGCTAATGTTGGTGAATCTATTTTGATTAATGAGCCTGCAGAGAACTCTGGCTTGTCGAGCGTATGTTCTCTATCTCTGGCAGAAAAAAAGCAGCATGATGAGCTAAAGCTGGAGCTGGATGCAATTAATACGCAGTATCACCAATGCTTCGTTGAACTCTTGAGGATGAAGGAGTATGCAATGGAAAATGCCAAAAAGAGGTGGATGATGAAGAAAAAAGTATCTGTTATTTGA